GAAAGCGCTCAGGCATATTCAGATGGAGTTCACGCAATGCTAGACACGATGACACTTACCAAAGTTGTGGGCAGCCTTTGCGGCGCATTGTTGGTGTTTTTGCTTGGCAATTGGGTTGCCGAGGAAGTCTATCATATGGGGGGTGGGCACGGCGAAGAACACGCGGCTGGCTATTACATCGAAGTGGAAACCGCTGAAGAGGAATCCGAAGAGGAAGAAGAAGTTGATTTTGCCGAATTGGTGGCGATGGCCGATACTGGCAAAGGCGCCAAGGTCTTTGGCAAATGTAAAGCCTGCCACAAGCTGGAAGACGGTGCCAATGGCACTGGGCCGCATTTGTATCAAGTGGTGGATCGCGACGTAGCCGCCGCAGATGGATATGGTTATTCAGGCGCCTTGATCGAAGTGGCGGATGTTTGGACGATCGAAAACCTCAACGGGTTTCTGGAAAATCCAAAATCATATGCGCCCGGCACAAAAATGGGCTTTGCGGGTCTTAAGAAAGTTCAAGACCGTGCCAATGTGATCGCATATTTAGCCGAAGCTGCCCAGTAAACGTTTAAGTATCAATTCCTGTACGAGCCATTGATGCGTTGCGGGAGGCCGCAGCGCAATCGCTTCTATGCCTGTGAACGGCGTGAGGGTTTAGGCTTCACGGCGCGCATATTGCGCAGAAATACCGTTTTATCAGTGCGTTTGGGGAAGAGATATGGGCACTGGCACGTAATGTTTACGAGGAGGGG
The sequence above is drawn from the Rhodobacteraceae bacterium IMCC1335 genome and encodes:
- a CDS encoding c-type cytochrome, with the protein product MLDTMTLTKVVGSLCGALLVFLLGNWVAEEVYHMGGGHGEEHAAGYYIEVETAEEESEEEEEVDFAELVAMADTGKGAKVFGKCKACHKLEDGANGTGPHLYQVVDRDVAAADGYGYSGALIEVADVWTIENLNGFLENPKSYAPGTKMGFAGLKKVQDRANVIAYLAEAAQ